In one window of Miscanthus floridulus cultivar M001 chromosome 12, ASM1932011v1, whole genome shotgun sequence DNA:
- the LOC136497162 gene encoding uncharacterized protein has protein sequence MAQGGNKGKKLAVSLREKKDAANAALAALRKEAGEYNSMMNRMETMAGPELREYVSQNKHTLGSKMKATIKKLLRKGKPKKKRTMLHPIVGATLKFHKDDDMPAAVGSTGDA, from the exons ATGGCTCAGGGGGGTAATAAGGGCAAGAAGCTGGCAGTGTCATTGCGAGAGAAGAAAGATGCTGCAAATGCAGCTCTAGCGGCCTTAAGGAAAGAAGCAGGGGAATATAACTCTATG ATGAACAGGATGGAAACAATGGCTGGTCCAGAACTGAGGGAGTATGTGTCACAAAATAAACACACACTGGGTAGCAAGATGAAAGCAACAATTAAGAAG CTTCTACGGAAAggtaagcccaagaagaagagaaccatGCTGCACCCGATCGTAGGCGCAACACTCAAATTTCATAAAGATGATGACATGCCTGCAGCTGTTGGGTCTACAGGAGATGCATAA